The following are encoded in a window of Candidatus Jordarchaeales archaeon genomic DNA:
- a CDS encoding phosphatidylglycerophosphatase A, with product MSFPDEKCALIVFPEESRAISSAVLEPGITRINGALIVQVPIDYSSETPEEDLRAAIRKLNLKGRLAGLMTAAKVKEVLTVKNYSANGLSVTAVVTAGTSNALVAGSPPARSSAQAAGTINIVVFINSALTDEGLVNAVITVTEAKCLALRSLGFDAGGTSTDAVVVACPDRSNGLRYTGTATTAGALISRAVRDALTESLLKAGEVRSRSFIEKLRERGVTVEDMAEAALALHVPHSEMSTEEVRKRFVEELGKLAGDVNINALVASAVHLEDLGGSGLIHGLSAEEFRRDAVHLLADEMIGMAIADYIAGARGVFNYVRYDRKKPGIISLLGPFLDDVVASLVGGVMSKIYSER from the coding sequence GTGAGCTTCCCGGACGAAAAGTGCGCCTTGATAGTTTTCCCGGAGGAGAGTAGGGCTATAAGCTCCGCGGTCCTCGAACCTGGAATAACGAGGATCAATGGAGCACTAATAGTTCAGGTTCCCATTGACTACTCCTCCGAAACGCCGGAGGAAGACTTGCGCGCCGCAATCAGAAAGTTGAACTTGAAGGGTAGGCTTGCCGGCTTAATGACCGCGGCGAAAGTGAAAGAGGTACTCACTGTTAAAAACTACTCCGCTAACGGTTTGAGCGTGACCGCTGTTGTGACCGCTGGAACCTCAAACGCCCTGGTAGCCGGCAGCCCCCCCGCTAGAAGTAGTGCTCAAGCGGCTGGAACGATTAACATCGTCGTCTTCATTAACAGTGCGCTTACCGACGAGGGCCTCGTCAACGCAGTTATCACGGTGACGGAAGCCAAATGCCTCGCCCTAAGGAGCCTCGGCTTCGACGCAGGGGGAACCTCGACGGACGCTGTTGTAGTCGCGTGCCCCGACAGAAGCAACGGGTTAAGGTACACTGGAACCGCGACCACCGCCGGCGCCTTGATATCCCGTGCTGTCAGGGACGCCTTAACAGAGTCTCTTCTTAAGGCTGGAGAGGTGAGAAGTAGGAGTTTCATAGAAAAGTTGAGGGAGCGTGGGGTGACAGTGGAGGACATGGCTGAAGCCGCGCTCGCCCTCCACGTCCCCCACTCCGAGATGAGCACTGAAGAGGTGAGGAAGCGGTTCGTGGAAGAGCTGGGCAAGCTGGCCGGAGACGTGAACATTAACGCTCTGGTCGCCTCGGCTGTCCACTTAGAAGACTTGGGAGGTAGTGGGCTGATACACGGATTGAGCGCTGAAGAGTTTAGAAGGGACGCCGTGCACCTTTTAGCGGACGAGATGATAGGAATGGCCATAGCAGACTACATCGCAGGGGCTAGGGGGGTTTTCAACTACGTTAGGTATGACAGAAAGAAGCCCGGCATTATCTCGTTGCTAGGCCCGTTCCTAGACGACGTGGTGGCGTCTCTCGTCGGCGGTGTGATGTCGAAAATATACTCTGAGAGGTAA